The Rhopalosiphum maidis isolate BTI-1 chromosome 1, ASM367621v3, whole genome shotgun sequence genome has a segment encoding these proteins:
- the LOC113555524 gene encoding rho GTPase-activating protein 21-B isoform X8, translated as MAEDVSENREWSPSTSSQNRGEPRASGPRSLFIRRSENGFGFTLRHFIVYPPESYLVLAGDERLGLRQGAGAFSDEPMDTIFVKHVREHGPASVAGLSTGDRIISVNGETVAGKSYAHVVQVIQQTQCYLYLLVVPMENDILQLYFSETAHNPETNQRPGRLKTAMTSGSELRFHHHRGRDSSPIYQTVWDYPQHRSSVGGIGSVSVSDAKPSSAAARFVSPHRTSGVRRSSVADTNGSGGGYPHHRNKPATTQSNNPNARHSMDIGVACRDALQLQVATDNSATHYRLHRQMQYSGASQPPPPVDPVIMSRIKKSLEQKEEFLRRPVVQHQQQQQQQPTKEFYAKPQKLLPPMWPPSLSSSSINQPKQFAECSSPSVQETPSPTQPPPITSKPKGKQFVNTLGKIHEDGNSGVTKSPMAGADTADHHHPKQTGMLQVVSMRAKQFESGKIDDKTDFYKSELARLTSKHNVPNVAVRKMEYEQKLYTDKKHPSTTEQQEITDDSITSYSSSSDKSISFTSPSVGYHSGNLIVPIGSNKIHCDPPKEYEPQKVSSDDTETVAGATELQKPCEMITLRPANSSLDNEEERTTRRISYLKATAWGDRMSVDDLTTTESESEPTSIIVAQQKVQKKWRAPLFPGDIQRLRRLFEDAAASCDRGSSSILGTKKNGPPFQDLGNSRIVKEGSLLCKVIQIDGKKACDRSWKPVWAVVRGQTLCLYKEKRESIPNISVDTPATLEKSDDVNMSCDRINLRTSTTDVAHDYTKRKHVMRLCSSVADMGCTELLLQADDTSSMVRWLKALQEQALEAQAPLSAEECLSISPGNTKGMRKLAAFRNRSPTGDSPITKTRKPDRSPCQGSQPQSPKSTNTWKNRMAKQLKKIQQGSGSPVSPIMPTLPPPPGTAIGIPLELCPPSTQSEYVPLIVEVCTSIVEDKGLDIIGIYRVPGNTAAITSLTEAVNTGGMETPDMAIKLLQRDPRWTDVNVISSLLKSFFRRLPDALLTTEMYPHFIEADKIEDPVQRMVKLRELVHKLPDHHFETLRYLLMHLKKIVQHSGVNKMEARNLAIVFGPTLVHSADDNMVTMVTDMSHQCRIVESLILQADWCFGNGDVVDLTASIPENCGQVPEIEQSAPNQNLLDNINKVSGNQYTPFMAKDLVTNIVAAANRKMHRATGKNSNVSRKSRTNVTNNIVPNISILPSATDIKHDVSNKDKLNSSKASSETVSSTSLNESEDSLEHLTTNDQSLDSTSQNTDGAPPIKTYVNLAETTQERIRRFEQETKAMLQREINRGQRRREYFGLDEPVTQSSEALMLAKDYSPVMVKVSKGTTNGTTEQSNDSDLKNNQKRLKTSIESADEWSVDSISDGLRISNERPISHASDEGGDLLVSLTSAFDKKLKSLSIPSDSVDVEENQPVAKSNDDHTDVQTYRDPSLHRSLERRSQHITEKHEIETMKDSTSESIKDSSKTDNFECLQDINTNPNVRLRRSESLKQKENRPDYGNHVKLRRCESLNKHERYISKYTKFEAMMLTKNGDASKHRRSDSLTKMEKTECNMNKRKQGLSRRCSSLRDKEARQKRKNGVTTDRSIKRRHTVGGTKDFDKITWLDNKEREELEKSCKDRRTSSPDLSWARVVDGIKERGIRPRSMADPNFVSKLLNVPLESHV; from the exons agCCAAAACCGTGGAGAACCTAGAGCTAGTGGTCCCAGGTCACTATTTATACGCCGTTCAGAAAATGGATTCGGTTTCACGTTGCGCCATTTCATCGTTTATCCACCTGAATCATATCTG GTTTTGGCCGGAGATGAACGGTTGGGTTTGCGACAGGGTGCTGGCGCCTTTTCTGATGAACCGATGGacacaatatttgtaaaacacGTCAGGGAACACGGTCCGGCTAGTGTAGCAGGTCTCAGTACTGGCGACCGCATAATCAGCGTCAACGGTGAAACGGTGGCCGGTAAGTCGTACGCACATGTCGTGCAGGTCATCCAGCAAACGCAATGCTATCTCTATTTGCTCGTGGTGCCCATGGAAAATGATATTCTACAGTTg TATTTCAGCGAAACGGCTCACAATCCCGAAACAAATCAAAGGCCTGGCCGCCTAAAAACGGCTATGACATCTGGTAGCGAACTACGTTTCCATCATCACCGTGGTCGCGATTCCAGTCCCATCTATCAGACCGTCTGGGATTACCCCCAACATCGCAGCAGCGTCGGTGGAATTGGCAGTGTTAGTGTCAGTGACGCAAAACCATCGTCAGCCGCGGCTCGATTCGTATCGCCGCACCGAACGTCTGGCGTCCGGCGGTCGTCTGTCGCTGATACGAACGGCAGTGGCGGCGGTTACCCGCACCACCGAAACAAGCCAGCTACGACGCAATCTAACAACCCTAACGCCCGACACAGTATGGACATAGGGGTGGCGTGTCGTGACGCACTACAGTTGCAAGTGGCGACCGACAACTCGGCGACCCATTACCGGCTGCATCGTCAAATGCAATACAGTGGTGCATCGCAGCCACCGCCCCCCGTTGATCCTGTCATCATGTCCcggataaaaaaaagtcttgAACAGAAGGAAGAGTTTCTCCGCCGACCCGTAGTTCAGCatcaacagcagcagcaacagcaaccAACCAAAGAGTTCTATGCTAAGCCGCAAAAACTTTTGCCGCCCATGTGGCCGCCCTCACTCTCGTCGTCGTCAATTAACCAACCGAAGCAATTCGCGGAGTGTAGCTCTCCATCAGTACAGGAAACCCCATCTCCCACTCAACCACCACCGATTACATCCAAGCCAAAAGGCAAACAGTTTGTTAACACTTTAGGAAAAATACACGAAGATGGGAACAGTGGTGTCACTAAATCACCGATGGCGGGCGCCGATACTGCGGACCATCATCACCCGAAACAGACAGGCATGCTGCAAGTGGTTTCCATGCGAGCCAAACAGTTCGAAAGCGGCAAAATCGACGACAAAACAGACTTTTACAAGAGCGAATTGGCCCGATTAACGTCTAAACACAATGTTCCTAATGTGGCTGTGAGGAAAATGGAATATGAACAAAAACTATACACCGATAAGAAACATCCCTCCACCACAGAGCAACAAGAGATTACTGACGATTCGATTACTAGCTACAGTA GTTCTTCTGATAAATCAATCTCTTTCACCAGTCCTTCCGTGGGATATCATTCCGGAAATCTAATCGTACCGATTGGTAGCAACAAAATACACTGCGATCCTCCCAAAGAATATGAACCACAAAAAG TGTCTTCAGACGATACGGAAACTGTGGCCGGAGCCACCGAGCTTCAAAAACCGTGTGAAATGATTACGTTGAGACCGGCTAACTCAAGTCTTGATAATG AAGAAGAAAGAACCACCAGGCGGATATCGTACCTGAAAGCGACGGCTTGGGGCGATCGTATGAGCGTCGACGACCTCACTACCACCGAATCTGAATCTGAGCCCACCTCGATTATCGTCGCCCAGCAGAA AGTGCAAAAAAAATGGCGCGCGCCGTTATTTCCTGGTGACATACAAAGGTTACGGCGACTTTTTGAAGATGCCGCCGCAAGTTGTGACCGCGG CAGCAGCAGCATACTGGGGACGAAGAAAAATGGTCCACCGTTTCAGGATCTTGGCAACAGCCGCATAGTTAAAGAAGGATCGCTGCTTTGCAAAGTGATTCAGATCGACGGCAAG aaaGCATGCGATCGATCGTGGAAACCGGTGTGGGCCGTTGTACGCGGACAGACGTTGTGTCTATACAAAGAAAAACGAGAGTCAATTCCTAACATTTCGGTCGAT acaccCGCAACGCTAGAAAAGTCGGATGATGTGAACATGTCCTGTGATCGTATCAACCTAAGAACGTCCACTACGGATGTGGCTCACGACTACACCAAGAGGAAGCACGTGATGCGACTTTGCTCCAGCGTCGCCGACATGGGATGCACTGAACTACTGCTCCAAGCCGACGACACTTCGTCGATGGTGCGTTGGTTGAAAGCATTGCAGGAACAAGCACTCGAGGCTCAAGCACCTTTATCCGCAGAAGAA TGTTTGAGCATATCACCTGGCAATACTAAGGGCATGCGTAAGTTAGCTGCGTTCAGAAATCGTTCACCCACCGGTGATTCTCCAATCACAAAAACACGAAAACCAGACCGCAGCCCGTGCCAAGGATCACAGCCACAATCACCTAAATCTACTAACACTTGGAAAAATCGAATggcaaaacaattaaaaaaaatacaacaaggATCGGGATCGCCGGTATCGCCAATTATGCCCACACTACCACCACCGCCGGGTACTGCAATCGGCATACCTTTGGAACTTTGCCCACCG TCAACACAATCTGAGTATGTGCCTTTAATAGTAGAAGTATGTACATCAATAGTTGAAGACAAAGGGTTGGATATCATTGGCATTTATAg AGTACCTGGTAATACAGCTGCTATTACTTCATTAACTGAAGCGGTTAACACTGGTGGTATGGAAACCCCAGATATGGCCATTAAACTTCTACAGCGAGATCCCCGGTGGACAGATGTGAATGTAATCTCTAGCCTATTAAAATCGTTCTTTAGGCGACTTCCCGATGCATTACTAACAACTGAAATGTATCCACATTTCATTGAGGCTGACAAAATTGAAGATCCTGTTCAGCGAATGGTGAAATTACGAGAACTA gttCATAAACTGCCAGACCACCATTTTGAGACTTTAAGATATTTGCTGATGCACCTAAAGAAAATTGTACAACATAGTGGGGTTAACAAAATGGAAGCACGTAACTTGGCTATTGTGTTTGGCCCTACCTTAGTTCATTCTGCTGATGATAACATGGTAACTATGGTCACAGATATGAGTCATCAGTGCCGCATTGTGGAATCGCTAATATTACAA GCTGATTGGTGTTTTGGAAACGGTGATGTGGTAGATCTTACGGCATCCATACCTGAAAATTGTGGACAAGTTCCAGAAATTGAACAATCTGCTCCTAATCAAAATCTTTTGGATAACATTAACAAAGTTTCTGGCAATCAGTACACACCATTTATGGCCAAAGATCTTGTGACTAATATTGTTGCTGCAGCTAATCGTAAAATGCATCGAGCTACTggcaaaaattcaaatgtatcaCGAAAGTCTCGTACCAACGTAACCAATAATATAGTTCctaatattagtatactacCAAGTGCAACTGATATTAAACAT GATGTGTCTAACAAAGATAAATTGAACAGCTCAAAAGCCAGTTCAGAGACTGTTTCAAGTACTAGTCTTAATGAATCTGAAGACAGTCTTGAACATTTAACAACTAATGATCAAAGTTTAGATTCAACCTCACAAAATACCGATGGTGCTCCCCCAATTAAGACTTATGTCAATTTAGCTGAAACTACTCAAGAAAGAATACGACGTTTTGAACAGGAAACAAAAGCAATGCTTCAAAGAGAAATTAATAGAGGTCAAAGAAGAAGAGAGTATTTTGGACTTGACGAGCCTGTAACTCAATCAAGTGAAGCATTAATGCTAGCTAAAGATTATTCTCCAG TCATGGTCAAAGTATCCAAAGGAACAACTAATGGGACTACTGAACAATCAAATGACTcggacttaaaaaataatcagaaacGATTAAAAACAAGTATTGAGAGTGCTGATGAATGGTCAGTAGATTCAATTAGTGATGGCTTAAGAATATCCAATGAACGTCCTATAAGTCATGCATCAGAcgaag GAGGGGATTTATTGGTGAGCCTGACTTCCGCCTTTGACAAAAAACTTAAATCTCTTTCAATACCCAGTGACTCAGTGGATGTTGAAGAAAATCAGCCAGTGGCTAAATCAAATGATGATCATACAGATGTGCAAACTTACAGGGACCCAAGTTTACATAGATCTTTGGAAAGACGCAGCCAGCATATAACTGAAAAACAT GAAATTGAAACCATGAAAGATTCAACCAGTGAATCAATAAAAGATTCTTCAAAAACTGATAATTTTGAGTGTCTTCAAGACATTAACACCAACCCAAATGTGCGTCTGCGTCGTTCTGAATCATTGAAACAAAAAGAAAACCGTCCAGACTATGGGAATCATGTAAAACTACGCCGCTGTGAGTCACTGAATAAACATGAaagatatatttctaaatacacTAAGTTTGAGGCAATGATGCTGACAAAAAACGGTGATGCTTCCAAACACCGGCGATCTGACTCCCTCACCAAGATGGAGAAGACCGAGTGCAACATGAACAAGCGAAAACAAGGATTGTCTAGACGCTGTAGTTCATTGCGCGATAAGGAAGCGCGCCAAAAACGTAAAAACGGTGTTACAACTGATCGCAGCATCAAGAGGCGGCATACAGTGGGTGGTACAAAGGACTTTGATAAAATCACATGGTTGGACAATAAGGAAAGAGAAGAATTAGAGAAAAGCTGCAAAGATAGAAGAACCAGTTCACCAGACTTGAGTTGGGCTCGTGTTGTGGATGGTATAAAAGAAAGAGGTATTAGACCTAGGAGTATGGCCGACCCAAACTTTGTGTCTAAACTGTTGAATGTACCTCTTGAATCACACGTTTGA
- the LOC113555524 gene encoding rho GTPase-activating protein 21-B isoform X9, producing the protein MAEDVSENREWSPSTSSQNRGEPRASGPRSLFIRRSENGFGFTLRHFIVYPPESYLVLAGDERLGLRQGAGAFSDEPMDTIFVKHVREHGPASVAGLSTGDRIISVNGETVAGKSYAHVVQVIQQTQCYLYLLVVPMENDILQLYFSETAHNPETNQRPGRLKTAMTSGSELRFHHHRGRDSSPIYQTVWDYPQHRSSVGGIGSVSVSDAKPSSAAARFVSPHRTSGVRRSSVADTNGSGGGYPHHRNKPATTQSNNPNARHSMDIGVACRDALQLQVATDNSATHYRLHRQMQYSGASQPPPPVDPVIMSRIKKSLEQKEEFLRRPVVQHQQQQQQQPTKEFYAKPQKLLPPMWPPSLSSSSINQPKQFAECSSPSVQETPSPTQPPPITSKPKGKQFVNTLGKIHEDGNSGVTKSPMAGADTADHHHPKQTGMLQVVSMRAKQFESGKIDDKTDFYKSELARLTSKHNVPNVAVRKMEYEQKLYTDKKHPSTTEQQEITDDSITSYSSSSDKSISFTSPSVGYHSGNLIVPIGSNKIHCDPPKEYEPQKEEERTTRRISYLKATAWGDRMSVDDLTTTESESEPTSIIVAQQKVQKKWRAPLFPGDIQRLRRLFEDAAASCDRGSSSILGTKKNGPPFQDLGNSRIVKEGSLLCKVIQIDGKKACDRSWKPVWAVVRGQTLCLYKEKRESIPNISVDTPATLEKSDDVNMSCDRINLRTSTTDVAHDYTKRKHVMRLCSSVADMGCTELLLQADDTSSMVRWLKALQEQALEAQAPLSAEECLSISPGNTKGMRKLAAFRNRSPTGDSPITKTRKPDRSPCQGSQPQSPKSTNTWKNRMAKQLKKIQQGSGSPVSPIMPTLPPPPGTAIGIPLELCPPSTQSEYVPLIVEVCTSIVEDKGLDIIGIYRVPGNTAAITSLTEAVNTGGMETPDMAIKLLQRDPRWTDVNVISSLLKSFFRRLPDALLTTEMYPHFIEADKIEDPVQRMVKLRELVHKLPDHHFETLRYLLMHLKKIVQHSGVNKMEARNLAIVFGPTLVHSADDNMVTMVTDMSHQCRIVESLILQADWCFGNGDVVDLTASIPENCGQVPEIEQSAPNQNLLDNINKVSGNQYTPFMAKDLVTNIVAAANRKMHRATGKNSNVSRKSRTNVTNNIVPNISILPSATDIKHDVSNKDKLNSSKASSETVSSTSLNESEDSLEHLTTNDQSLDSTSQNTDGAPPIKTYVNLAETTQERIRRFEQETKAMLQREINRGQRRREYFGLDEPVTQSSEALMLAKDYSPVMVKVSKGTTNGTTEQSNDSDLKNNQKRLKTSIESADEWSVDSISDGLRISNERPISHASDEGGDLLVSLTSAFDKKLKSLSIPSDSVDVEENQPVAKSNDDHTDVQTYRDPSLHRSLERRSQHITEKHEIETMKDSTSESIKDSSKTDNFECLQDINTNPNVRLRRSESLKQKENRPDYGNHVKLRRCESLNKHERYISKYTKFEAMMLTKNGDASKHRRSDSLTKMEKTECNMNKRKQGLSRRCSSLRDKEARQKRKNGVTTDRSIKRRHTVGGTKDFDKITWLDNKEREELEKSCKDRRTSSPDLSWARVVDGIKERGIRPRSMADPNFVSKLLNVPLESHV; encoded by the exons agCCAAAACCGTGGAGAACCTAGAGCTAGTGGTCCCAGGTCACTATTTATACGCCGTTCAGAAAATGGATTCGGTTTCACGTTGCGCCATTTCATCGTTTATCCACCTGAATCATATCTG GTTTTGGCCGGAGATGAACGGTTGGGTTTGCGACAGGGTGCTGGCGCCTTTTCTGATGAACCGATGGacacaatatttgtaaaacacGTCAGGGAACACGGTCCGGCTAGTGTAGCAGGTCTCAGTACTGGCGACCGCATAATCAGCGTCAACGGTGAAACGGTGGCCGGTAAGTCGTACGCACATGTCGTGCAGGTCATCCAGCAAACGCAATGCTATCTCTATTTGCTCGTGGTGCCCATGGAAAATGATATTCTACAGTTg TATTTCAGCGAAACGGCTCACAATCCCGAAACAAATCAAAGGCCTGGCCGCCTAAAAACGGCTATGACATCTGGTAGCGAACTACGTTTCCATCATCACCGTGGTCGCGATTCCAGTCCCATCTATCAGACCGTCTGGGATTACCCCCAACATCGCAGCAGCGTCGGTGGAATTGGCAGTGTTAGTGTCAGTGACGCAAAACCATCGTCAGCCGCGGCTCGATTCGTATCGCCGCACCGAACGTCTGGCGTCCGGCGGTCGTCTGTCGCTGATACGAACGGCAGTGGCGGCGGTTACCCGCACCACCGAAACAAGCCAGCTACGACGCAATCTAACAACCCTAACGCCCGACACAGTATGGACATAGGGGTGGCGTGTCGTGACGCACTACAGTTGCAAGTGGCGACCGACAACTCGGCGACCCATTACCGGCTGCATCGTCAAATGCAATACAGTGGTGCATCGCAGCCACCGCCCCCCGTTGATCCTGTCATCATGTCCcggataaaaaaaagtcttgAACAGAAGGAAGAGTTTCTCCGCCGACCCGTAGTTCAGCatcaacagcagcagcaacagcaaccAACCAAAGAGTTCTATGCTAAGCCGCAAAAACTTTTGCCGCCCATGTGGCCGCCCTCACTCTCGTCGTCGTCAATTAACCAACCGAAGCAATTCGCGGAGTGTAGCTCTCCATCAGTACAGGAAACCCCATCTCCCACTCAACCACCACCGATTACATCCAAGCCAAAAGGCAAACAGTTTGTTAACACTTTAGGAAAAATACACGAAGATGGGAACAGTGGTGTCACTAAATCACCGATGGCGGGCGCCGATACTGCGGACCATCATCACCCGAAACAGACAGGCATGCTGCAAGTGGTTTCCATGCGAGCCAAACAGTTCGAAAGCGGCAAAATCGACGACAAAACAGACTTTTACAAGAGCGAATTGGCCCGATTAACGTCTAAACACAATGTTCCTAATGTGGCTGTGAGGAAAATGGAATATGAACAAAAACTATACACCGATAAGAAACATCCCTCCACCACAGAGCAACAAGAGATTACTGACGATTCGATTACTAGCTACAGTA GTTCTTCTGATAAATCAATCTCTTTCACCAGTCCTTCCGTGGGATATCATTCCGGAAATCTAATCGTACCGATTGGTAGCAACAAAATACACTGCGATCCTCCCAAAGAATATGAACCACAAAAAG AAGAAGAAAGAACCACCAGGCGGATATCGTACCTGAAAGCGACGGCTTGGGGCGATCGTATGAGCGTCGACGACCTCACTACCACCGAATCTGAATCTGAGCCCACCTCGATTATCGTCGCCCAGCAGAA AGTGCAAAAAAAATGGCGCGCGCCGTTATTTCCTGGTGACATACAAAGGTTACGGCGACTTTTTGAAGATGCCGCCGCAAGTTGTGACCGCGG CAGCAGCAGCATACTGGGGACGAAGAAAAATGGTCCACCGTTTCAGGATCTTGGCAACAGCCGCATAGTTAAAGAAGGATCGCTGCTTTGCAAAGTGATTCAGATCGACGGCAAG aaaGCATGCGATCGATCGTGGAAACCGGTGTGGGCCGTTGTACGCGGACAGACGTTGTGTCTATACAAAGAAAAACGAGAGTCAATTCCTAACATTTCGGTCGAT acaccCGCAACGCTAGAAAAGTCGGATGATGTGAACATGTCCTGTGATCGTATCAACCTAAGAACGTCCACTACGGATGTGGCTCACGACTACACCAAGAGGAAGCACGTGATGCGACTTTGCTCCAGCGTCGCCGACATGGGATGCACTGAACTACTGCTCCAAGCCGACGACACTTCGTCGATGGTGCGTTGGTTGAAAGCATTGCAGGAACAAGCACTCGAGGCTCAAGCACCTTTATCCGCAGAAGAA TGTTTGAGCATATCACCTGGCAATACTAAGGGCATGCGTAAGTTAGCTGCGTTCAGAAATCGTTCACCCACCGGTGATTCTCCAATCACAAAAACACGAAAACCAGACCGCAGCCCGTGCCAAGGATCACAGCCACAATCACCTAAATCTACTAACACTTGGAAAAATCGAATggcaaaacaattaaaaaaaatacaacaaggATCGGGATCGCCGGTATCGCCAATTATGCCCACACTACCACCACCGCCGGGTACTGCAATCGGCATACCTTTGGAACTTTGCCCACCG TCAACACAATCTGAGTATGTGCCTTTAATAGTAGAAGTATGTACATCAATAGTTGAAGACAAAGGGTTGGATATCATTGGCATTTATAg AGTACCTGGTAATACAGCTGCTATTACTTCATTAACTGAAGCGGTTAACACTGGTGGTATGGAAACCCCAGATATGGCCATTAAACTTCTACAGCGAGATCCCCGGTGGACAGATGTGAATGTAATCTCTAGCCTATTAAAATCGTTCTTTAGGCGACTTCCCGATGCATTACTAACAACTGAAATGTATCCACATTTCATTGAGGCTGACAAAATTGAAGATCCTGTTCAGCGAATGGTGAAATTACGAGAACTA gttCATAAACTGCCAGACCACCATTTTGAGACTTTAAGATATTTGCTGATGCACCTAAAGAAAATTGTACAACATAGTGGGGTTAACAAAATGGAAGCACGTAACTTGGCTATTGTGTTTGGCCCTACCTTAGTTCATTCTGCTGATGATAACATGGTAACTATGGTCACAGATATGAGTCATCAGTGCCGCATTGTGGAATCGCTAATATTACAA GCTGATTGGTGTTTTGGAAACGGTGATGTGGTAGATCTTACGGCATCCATACCTGAAAATTGTGGACAAGTTCCAGAAATTGAACAATCTGCTCCTAATCAAAATCTTTTGGATAACATTAACAAAGTTTCTGGCAATCAGTACACACCATTTATGGCCAAAGATCTTGTGACTAATATTGTTGCTGCAGCTAATCGTAAAATGCATCGAGCTACTggcaaaaattcaaatgtatcaCGAAAGTCTCGTACCAACGTAACCAATAATATAGTTCctaatattagtatactacCAAGTGCAACTGATATTAAACAT GATGTGTCTAACAAAGATAAATTGAACAGCTCAAAAGCCAGTTCAGAGACTGTTTCAAGTACTAGTCTTAATGAATCTGAAGACAGTCTTGAACATTTAACAACTAATGATCAAAGTTTAGATTCAACCTCACAAAATACCGATGGTGCTCCCCCAATTAAGACTTATGTCAATTTAGCTGAAACTACTCAAGAAAGAATACGACGTTTTGAACAGGAAACAAAAGCAATGCTTCAAAGAGAAATTAATAGAGGTCAAAGAAGAAGAGAGTATTTTGGACTTGACGAGCCTGTAACTCAATCAAGTGAAGCATTAATGCTAGCTAAAGATTATTCTCCAG TCATGGTCAAAGTATCCAAAGGAACAACTAATGGGACTACTGAACAATCAAATGACTcggacttaaaaaataatcagaaacGATTAAAAACAAGTATTGAGAGTGCTGATGAATGGTCAGTAGATTCAATTAGTGATGGCTTAAGAATATCCAATGAACGTCCTATAAGTCATGCATCAGAcgaag GAGGGGATTTATTGGTGAGCCTGACTTCCGCCTTTGACAAAAAACTTAAATCTCTTTCAATACCCAGTGACTCAGTGGATGTTGAAGAAAATCAGCCAGTGGCTAAATCAAATGATGATCATACAGATGTGCAAACTTACAGGGACCCAAGTTTACATAGATCTTTGGAAAGACGCAGCCAGCATATAACTGAAAAACAT GAAATTGAAACCATGAAAGATTCAACCAGTGAATCAATAAAAGATTCTTCAAAAACTGATAATTTTGAGTGTCTTCAAGACATTAACACCAACCCAAATGTGCGTCTGCGTCGTTCTGAATCATTGAAACAAAAAGAAAACCGTCCAGACTATGGGAATCATGTAAAACTACGCCGCTGTGAGTCACTGAATAAACATGAaagatatatttctaaatacacTAAGTTTGAGGCAATGATGCTGACAAAAAACGGTGATGCTTCCAAACACCGGCGATCTGACTCCCTCACCAAGATGGAGAAGACCGAGTGCAACATGAACAAGCGAAAACAAGGATTGTCTAGACGCTGTAGTTCATTGCGCGATAAGGAAGCGCGCCAAAAACGTAAAAACGGTGTTACAACTGATCGCAGCATCAAGAGGCGGCATACAGTGGGTGGTACAAAGGACTTTGATAAAATCACATGGTTGGACAATAAGGAAAGAGAAGAATTAGAGAAAAGCTGCAAAGATAGAAGAACCAGTTCACCAGACTTGAGTTGGGCTCGTGTTGTGGATGGTATAAAAGAAAGAGGTATTAGACCTAGGAGTATGGCCGACCCAAACTTTGTGTCTAAACTGTTGAATGTACCTCTTGAATCACACGTTTGA